A single window of Anaerocolumna chitinilytica DNA harbors:
- a CDS encoding VOC family protein, whose product MKQEVVLGNVMVDCVNERELQKFYGELLGWEMCELFGRPAVRSSGGVVFLFIEEPDYIRPTWPEESRKQQKQMHFDFQVEDVTEMVEKAKMLGATAATEQYGDEDFVTMLDPSGHPFCLCKK is encoded by the coding sequence ATGAAACAGGAAGTAGTGCTTGGTAATGTAATGGTTGATTGTGTAAATGAAAGAGAATTACAGAAATTCTATGGTGAATTATTAGGATGGGAGATGTGCGAACTATTTGGCCGTCCGGCGGTAAGAAGTTCGGGCGGGGTTGTTTTTTTATTTATCGAAGAACCGGATTATATAAGACCGACTTGGCCGGAAGAAAGCAGAAAGCAGCAAAAGCAAATGCATTTTGATTTTCAGGTTGAGGATGTAACAGAAATGGTAGAAAAAGCCAAAATGTTAGGTGCTACAGCGGCTACGGAGCAATATGGGGACGAGGATTTTGTTACAATGCTTGACCCATCCGGGCATCCCTTCTGCCTGTGTAAAAAATAA